The Sinorhizobium fredii USDA 257 region GTCAAGGGCGAGGAGGCTGCGAATGCCTGCGCGCAAATTCTCGCTGCGCGCGCCAAGCTCGCCCTAATCAACGCCTGAGGCGTCTTTCGCTAAATCTGAGGAGGGGGCGCGTGAAAACGCGCCCCCGTTACGCCCCTGGCCACTGCCTGCGGTCACTTCGGCGGCAGCGAGAGCACATAGCCGAGCGCCGCATCCAGCAGGCGTCTCCTCAGGGCATCGTCGCCATAGGCCTCGGCACCTGCGCGCACCCAGCCATGCATTCGACGCTCGCCCATCACCATCGGAGCAATGCCCGGGAGGGCCAGGGCCCAGCCGTCATTGCCCTTGCCGAGCCTCACCAGCATCCCGTCCTCCCGGGCGCCGGAGACGAGATTGCCGTTCACGAGAAACGCCAGGCCGCCGAACATCGGCTTTTCGGAGAGCCCCGGCCGCTCGCCGAGTTCC contains the following coding sequences:
- a CDS encoding TfoX/Sxy family protein, producing MRDLGLEELIRQELGERPGLSEKPMFGGLAFLVNGNLVSGAREDGMLVRLGKGNDGWALALPGIAPMVMGERRMHGWVRAGAEAYGDDALRRRLLDAALGYVLSLPPK